In Chaetodon trifascialis isolate fChaTrf1 chromosome 2, fChaTrf1.hap1, whole genome shotgun sequence, one DNA window encodes the following:
- the tsc2 gene encoding tuberin isoform X1, with translation MNKQPSKESLKDKVKGIFGLGPPRPPSKQSETKPSEFIITTDIIKELHPDCGLSNRVRMMNHVCDLAKTKKFEEHAVEAVWKAVEDMLSPEQPPEARHAVLQLLRAIIQGQGERLGPLRAYFFKVIRDYQPCNEDLSDRLEVFKALTENGKDITYLEEDIARFVLLWMDIGLTSDFLHVLVNLVKFNSCYLDQNVSIMVQKICLLCNRTTSSTDIEVALQVLDAVVCYNCLPSDSLTVFIITLCRTVNVKEFCESCWKLMRKVLGTHLGHSAIYTMCRIMEERVYMEDAPLLRGAVFFVGMALWGAHRLPALKNTPTLVLPSFYKAMSSANEVVSYEIVLSITRLIKKYGKELQVVTWDILLGIIERLLQQIQTIGSAELKSIVYELLTTVEELYEQNGYHGSTEKFFSLVEKCADKRPDASVLTLISYRAQSIQPAKDGWIQSLHRLMEKFFRNETRSVIRIKVLHILSFVLSTNRQLYEDELIEMVVIPQLSGIAEDRDLAVRKQATQLLVDLAEGCNTHHFTSLLDIIERVASRSLVCSGPLEVSERDPTAESPMEDVRTAILGLLEILQSKLYSLPASHASRVYELLISHLQLHYKNKYCSAIASSIRLQVFDFFLMMRADSLHRLGVPNKDRAMRFSPYCYCDTGEPEKRVSEKKPAGSTSPPAGSPAPPAAPSASTASIRSAYLPYAPAFSVLLQCLKMETDWKVLKLVLDKLPWTLQYKVLLLTSPCSLDQLCSTLCCMVTDRLISERLKKTPEGFSRTDVQLAVVPVLTAITSYHNYLEQSRQRELVQCLETGLIYRCAKQCVVALTMCTVEMPDIMIKLLPALIVKLTHISATVAMASPMLEFLSTLVRLPHLYANFVAEQYVSVFAISLPYTNPSKFNQYIVSLAHHVIAMWFIRCRLPFRKDFVQYITKGLRSNALLPFDDSHEQSSFRARSTSLNERPKSLRAAKVAKAAAAVANSSSSPVKELRDLSAMDAFRSRSISVSDHAVRRMHTSTTTCSLGSADENAVTQADEGLKTVHLELTETCLDMMARYVFSNFSALPKRSPIAEFLLAGGRSMTWLVGNKLVTITTSGGVRTQALLGLDMAERLGGGGEMTRSDPSLHTRITKEAPAKLESQSSQQHSRATRIRVRSMSGGHALRAGPAQSLSPLVSPSEGELAAPLSPPTSSTLDGLGPPSSMSATPSAPLPLKDNPSLAEFVPMLTQGWAEIFIRRPSGNTSWLMCLENPPSPFSSELGNMPLQELSSVLMAMEGVKEPPNQTASAPASTAAPAPTPVSEPLTQTHSSIGGKANLFQRSNTDSVVVLEEGSGISTAHTPSDWLESEEFEPMTSDPIFMSADKITKTPPPGALSRSSSTSSQDDEKSTLEEVSEGAIPIDQPTLGPSTPGSQGPELPFQTHTQSQGHGLNKSSSSPELQTLPEAFSKAALESETTSGDISWPRAPSDSKPQPQQPHFEKEKAEGSTGGDINGLGGQSQAGENPGVVSSQSGGARMRLEFPAAPAQPGPISPSGGHRPRGHTISVSAPSSRRERRTERDSYHSRPGPSNTEKISGLSPSFVFLQLYHSPFFGNEANKPLLLPKTQVVDRAVKVLDQMPPYDTHKIGVVFVGAGQVSNEVAILSNEYGSNRYAAFLTGLGKLIHLKDCDPDQIFLGGLDQYGDDGEFTYCWHDDIMQAIFHIATLMPNRESDKGCCNKKRHIGNDFVMVVYNDSGEEYKLGTIKGQFNFVEVIIKPLDYQCNLVTLQCRKDLEGLVDTTVAKIVSDRNLPLLVRQMALHANMASLVHQYRANPSDAYASKWLARLRHIKRIRTRAQEDIQSRSTPGISLTQGHTQQNKSFQQSTPAANPEASGQRKRLVSTVDDFTDFV, from the exons CAGAGCGAAACCAAACCGTCGGAGTTTATCATCACAACTGACATCATCAAG GAGCTCCACCCAGACTGCGGTCTGAGCAACCGTGTTCGCATGATGAACCACGTCTGTGATCTTGCCAAAACGAAGAAGTTTGAGGAG CATGCAGTTGAGGCGGTATGGAAAGCAGTGGAGGACATGCTGTCTCCAGAGCAGCCGCCTGAGGCCAGACATgctgttctgcagctgctgagggCCATTATACAGGGACAG GGCGAGCGGCTGGGCCCTCTGAGAGCCTACTTTTTCAAGGTGATCAGAGACTACCAGCCATGCAACGAGGACCTCTCTGATAGGCTGGAAGTCTTCAAGGCCTTAACTGAGAATGGGAAGGACATCACATACCTGGAGGAGGACATAG cACGCTTTGTCCTCCTGTGGATGGACATAGGTCTCACGTCCGACTTTCTCCATGTTCTCGTAAATCTGGTGAAGTTCAATAGCTGCTATCTGGACCAAAATGTCTCCATCATGGTCCA GAAAATCTGTCTCCTGTGCAACAGAACAACATCTTCAACAGACATTGAG GTGGCACTACAAGTATTGGATGCGGTGGTGTGTTACAACTGCCTGCCCTCAGACTCTCTCACTGTGTTCATCATCACGCTATGTCGAACAGTCAATGTCAAGGAGTTTTGTGAGTCCTGCTGGAAG TTGATGAGGAAGGTGTTGGGGACTCACCTCGGCCACAGCGCCATTTACACTATGTGCCGCATAATGGAGGAGAG GGTGTACATGGAGGATGCGCCATTGTTGAGAGGAGCTGTGTTCTTCGTTGGGATGGCACTATGGGGTGCACACAGACTCCCCGCCCTCAAGAACACACCCACACTTGTTCTGCCATCCTTCTACAag GCCATGTCAAGTGCCAATGAGGTGGTGTCGTATGAAATCGTCCTTTCAATCACAAGACTGATTAAAAAGTACGgcaaagagctgcaggtggTCACCTGGGACATCTTACTCGGAATCATAGAGCGCCTATTGCAGCAGatccag ACAATAGGCAGTGCGGAGTTGAAGTCCATTGTCTATGAGCTGCTGACCACCGTGGAGGAGCTGTATGAGCAGAACGGTTACCACGGCTCCACAGAGAAGTTCTTCAGTCTGGTGGAGAAATGTGCTGACAAAAGACCT gacgCATCAGTGCTGACCCTCATCTCATACAGGGCCCAGTCTATCCAGCCAGCCAAGGATGGCTGGATCCAGAGCCTCCACCGCCTCATGGAGAAATTCTTCAG GAACGAGACTCGCAGTGTGATAAGgatcaaagtgcttcacatccTGTCCTTCGTTCTCAGCACCAACCGACAGCTCTACGAG GATGAGTTGATTGAAATGGTGGTGATACCTCAGCTCAGTGGCATAGCTGAAGACCGGGACCTGGCCGTCAGAAAACAGGCCACCCAGCTGTTGGTGGACCTGGCTGAGGGCTGCAACACACACCACTTCACCAGCCTGCTGGACATCATTGAAcgg GTGGCCAGCCGTTCTCTGGTGTGTTCAGGGCCCCTGGAGGTTTCTGAGAGAGACCCCACAGCAGAGTCTCCTATGGAGGACGTCAGGACTGCTATACTGGGCCTGCTGGAAATCCTGCAG AGCAAGCTCTACAGCCTACCAGCCAGTCATGCTAGTCGTGTGTATGAGTTGCTTATCAGCCACCTGCAGCTTCACTACAAGAACAAGTACTGCTCAGCTATCGCTTCCAGTATCAGACTACAG GTGTTTGACTTCTTCCTGATGATGCGAGCGGACTCTCTTCACCGCCTTGGAGTTCCCAACAAAGACAGGGCCATGAGGTTCAGCCCGTACTGTTACTGTGACACAGG GGAGCCAGAGAAACGTGTGAGTGAAAAGAAGCCTGCAGGTTCAACGTCTCCTCCTGCTGGCAGCCCCGCTCCCCCCGCTGCTCCTTCGGCATCAACAGCCTCGATACGTTCAGCCTACCTGCCCTACGCACCTGCCTTCAGTGTCCTCCTGCAGTGCCTCAAgatg GAGACCGATTGGAAGGTGCTGAAGCTGGTTCTCGACAAGCTGCCATGGACGCTGCAGTACAAAGTGTTGCTGCTCACGTCACCATGCAGCTTGGACCAGCTCTGCTCAACGCTCTGCTGCATG GTGACGGATCGGCTGATCTCGGAGCGCTTAAAGAAGACCCCAGAGGGGTTTTCTCGCACTGATGTTCAGCTGGCCGTGGTTCCTGTCCTCACAGCAATCACCTCTTACCATAACTACCTGGAGCAGTCGAGACAG agagagctggTTCAGTGCCTGGAGACCGGCCTCATTTACCGCTGTGCCAAGCAGTGTGTGGTGGCTCTCACAATGTGCACTGTGGAGATGCCAGACATCATGATCAAGCTCCTCCCCGCTCTTATTGTCAAGCTCACCCACATCTCTGCAACCGTTGCCATGGCGTCCCCGATGCTTGAGTTCCTTTCCA CTCTGGTGCGCCTGCCCCATCTGTATGCCAACTTTGTAGCTGAGCAGTATGTCAGCGTGTTTGCCATCTCTCTCCCCTACACTAACCCTTCAAA GTTCAACCAGTACATCGTGTCTCTGGCTCACCATGTAATCGCCATGTGGTTCATACGCTGCAGGCTCCCCTTCCGCAAGGACTTTGTTCAGTATATcacaaag GGTCTGCGTTCCAACGCCCTGCTGCCGTTCGACGACAGCCACGAGCAAAGTTCATTCCGTGCCCGAAGCACCAGCCTCAATGAAAGACCCAAGAG TCTGCGGGCGGCGAAAGTGGCgaaggcagcagcagcggtaGCCAATAGCAGCAGCTCTCCAGTTAAAGAGCTGAGGGACCTGTCAGCCATGGACGCTTTCCGTTCCCGCAGCATCAGCGTCTCCGACCATGCGGTCCGCAG GATGCACACCTCAACCACGACATGCAGTCTGGGCTCCGCTGATGAAAATGCGGTGACTCAGGCAGATGAAGGCCTGAAGACCGTCCACCTGGAGCTGACGGAGACCTGTCTGGACATGATGGCACGATATGTCTTTTCCAACTTCTCTGCCCTGCCTAAGAG ATCTCCCATCGCAGAGTTCCTTTTGGCAGGGGGACGAAGTATGACCTGGCTGGTGGGCAACAAGCTGGTGACCATAACAACCAGTGGAGGGGTCAGAACCCAAGCGCTGCTGGGCCTGGACATGGCTGAAcggctgggaggaggaggggaaatgaCGAG GTCAGATCCATCACTACATACTCGAATTACCAAAGAGGCTCCAGCCAAGCTGGAGTCACAGTCgagccagcagcacagcagagccaCACGCATACGAGTCCGCTCCATGTCAG GCGGCCACGCTCTACGTGCTGGTCCTGCTCAGAGTCTCAGTCCTCTGGTGTCCCCCTCTGAGGGCGAGTTAGCTGCTCCGCTGTCTCCCCCAACTAGTTCCACCCTGGATGGTCTGGGTCCTCCGTCCTCCATGTCTGCCACCCCGTCTGCCCCCTTGCCACTCAAAGACAACCCCAGCCTGGCTGAGTTTGTCCCCATGCTCACACAGGGCTGGGCAGAGATCTTCATACGGAGACCGTCTG GTAACACGAGCTGGCTCATGTGTCTGGAGAACCCACCCAGTCCCTTCTCCTCGGAGCTCGGCAACATGCCGCTGCAGGAGCTCTCCAGCGTCCTCATGGCCATGGAGGGAGTGAAGGAGCCGCCTAACCAGACAGCCAGTGCTCCCGCCagcactgctgctcctgcaccGACCCCCGTCTCCGAGCCCCtaacgcaaacacacagcagcatcgGAGGGAAGGCAAACCTGTTCCAGCGTTCCAACACTG ACTctgtggtggtgctggaggaaggGTCAGGGATCTCCACAGCACACACCccgtctgattggctggagagtgAAGAGTTTGAGCCAATGACGTCTGATCCCATCTTCATGTCTGCGGACAAGATCACAAAGACCCCACCGCCTGGAGCACTCAGCAGG TCCTCCTCCACTTCCAGCCAAGATGATGAAAAGTCGACGCTGGAGGAAGTGAGCGAGGGAGCGATCCCCATCGATCAGCCCACTCTGGGACCCTCCACCCCAGGCAGCCAAGGGCCCGAGCTTCCCTTCCAGACCCACACTCAGTCCCAGGGTCACGGACTGAACAAGTCCAGCTCATCTCCCGAGCTCCAAACCTTACCTGAAGCCTTCTCCAAGGCCGCTTTGGAGTCAGAGACAACGTCAGGAGACATTTCGTGGCCCAGAGCACCTTCAGACAGCAAGCCTCAGCCCCAGCAGCCTCATTTTGAGAAAGAGAAGGCAGAGGGAAGCACAGGAGGGGACATTAATGGACTTGGCGGTCAGAGTCAAGCGGGTGAAAACCCAGGTGTAGTGTCATCTCAAAGTGGAGGAGCAAGGATGAGGTTGGAGTTCCCAGCAGCACCAGCGCAACCTGGACCCATCTCTCCCAGCGGAGGCCACCGACCCCGGGGTCACACCATCTCAGTATCTGCCCCCTCCTccaggagggaaaggaggacagagagggactCGTACCACAGTCGACCCGGACCCAGTAACACAGAGAAAATCTCTGGACTGAGCCCCAG ctttgtcttcctccagctctACCACTCTCCTTTCTTTGGAAATGAAGCCAACAagccgctgctgctgcccaaAACTCAG GTGGTTGACCGCGCTGTGAAGGTTCTGGACCAGATGCCTCCTTATGATACCCATAAGATCGGAGTGGTGTTTGTAGGAGCTGGTCAG GTTAGCAATGAGGTTGCCATCCTGTCAAATGAGTACGGTTCCAACCGCTACGCTGCCTTCCTAACAGGCCTGGGAAAATTAATCCATCTGAAAGACTGCGACCCCGACCAGATCTTCCTCGGAGGCCTCGACCAGTATGGAGATGACGGAGAGTTCACCTACTGCTGGCATGATGACATCATGCAGG ctaTCTTCCACATAGCCACACTGATGCCAAACAGGGAGAGCGACAAGGGCTGCTGCAACAAAAAGCGGCACATTGGCAACGATTTTGTTATGGTAGTGTACAATGACTCTGGAGAGGAGTACAAACTGGGCACTATTAAG GGTCAGTTTAACTTTGTGGAAGTCATCATAAAACCCCTCGATTACCAGTGTAACCTGGTCACCCTCCAGTGCCGCAAAG aTCTAGAAGGGTTAGTAGACACAACGGTGGCAAAAATTGTTTCAGACCGCAACCTTCCACTGTTAGTCAGACAGATGGCTCTGCATGCAAAT ATGGCCTCATTGGTGCATCAATACAGAGCCAACCCCTCTGATGCTTATGCCTCTAAGTGGTTAGCCAGATTACGACACATTAAGAGGATCAGGACCAGG GCCCAGGAGGACATCCAGTCTCGCTCGACCCCCGGCATCTCTCTGACCCAAGGACACACTCAGCAGAACAAGTCCTTTCAGCAGAGCACTCCAGCAGCAAACCCAGAGGCCTCCGGGCAGAGGAAGAGACTTGTATCAACAGTGGATGATTTCACGGATTTTGTTTGA
- the tsc2 gene encoding tuberin isoform X2 produces MNKQPSKESLKDKVKGIFGLGPPRPPSKQSETKPSEFIITTDIIKELHPDCGLSNRVRMMNHVCDLAKTKKFEEHAVEAVWKAVEDMLSPEQPPEARHAVLQLLRAIIQGQGERLGPLRAYFFKVIRDYQPCNEDLSDRLEVFKALTENGKDITYLEEDIARFVLLWMDIGLTSDFLHVLVNLVKFNSCYLDQNVSIMVQKICLLCNRTTSSTDIEVALQVLDAVVCYNCLPSDSLTVFIITLCRTVNVKEFCESCWKLMRKVLGTHLGHSAIYTMCRIMEERVYMEDAPLLRGAVFFVGMALWGAHRLPALKNTPTLVLPSFYKAMSSANEVVSYEIVLSITRLIKKYGKELQVVTWDILLGIIERLLQQIQTIGSAELKSIVYELLTTVEELYEQNGYHGSTEKFFSLVEKCADKRPDASVLTLISYRAQSIQPAKDGWIQSLHRLMEKFFRNETRSVIRIKVLHILSFVLSTNRQLYEDELIEMVVIPQLSGIAEDRDLAVRKQATQLLVDLAEGCNTHHFTSLLDIIERVASRSLVCSGPLEVSERDPTAESPMEDVRTAILGLLEILQSKLYSLPASHASRVYELLISHLQLHYKNKYCSAIASSIRLQVFDFFLMMRADSLHRLGVPNKDRAMRFSPYCYCDTGEPEKRVSEKKPAGSTSPPAGSPAPPAAPSASTASIRSAYLPYAPAFSVLLQCLKMETDWKVLKLVLDKLPWTLQYKVLLLTSPCSLDQLCSTLCCMVTDRLISERLKKTPEGFSRTDVQLAVVPVLTAITSYHNYLEQSRQRELVQCLETGLIYRCAKQCVVALTMCTVEMPDIMIKLLPALIVKLTHISATVAMASPMLEFLSTLVRLPHLYANFVAEQYVSVFAISLPYTNPSKFNQYIVSLAHHVIAMWFIRCRLPFRKDFVQYITKGLRSNALLPFDDSHEQSSFRARSTSLNERPKRMHTSTTTCSLGSADENAVTQADEGLKTVHLELTETCLDMMARYVFSNFSALPKRSPIAEFLLAGGRSMTWLVGNKLVTITTSGGVRTQALLGLDMAERLGGGGEMTRSDPSLHTRITKEAPAKLESQSSQQHSRATRIRVRSMSGGHALRAGPAQSLSPLVSPSEGELAAPLSPPTSSTLDGLGPPSSMSATPSAPLPLKDNPSLAEFVPMLTQGWAEIFIRRPSGNTSWLMCLENPPSPFSSELGNMPLQELSSVLMAMEGVKEPPNQTASAPASTAAPAPTPVSEPLTQTHSSIGGKANLFQRSNTDSVVVLEEGSGISTAHTPSDWLESEEFEPMTSDPIFMSADKITKTPPPGALSRSSSTSSQDDEKSTLEEVSEGAIPIDQPTLGPSTPGSQGPELPFQTHTQSQGHGLNKSSSSPELQTLPEAFSKAALESETTSGDISWPRAPSDSKPQPQQPHFEKEKAEGSTGGDINGLGGQSQAGENPGVVSSQSGGARMRLEFPAAPAQPGPISPSGGHRPRGHTISVSAPSSRRERRTERDSYHSRPGPSNTEKISGLSPSFVFLQLYHSPFFGNEANKPLLLPKTQVVDRAVKVLDQMPPYDTHKIGVVFVGAGQVSNEVAILSNEYGSNRYAAFLTGLGKLIHLKDCDPDQIFLGGLDQYGDDGEFTYCWHDDIMQAIFHIATLMPNRESDKGCCNKKRHIGNDFVMVVYNDSGEEYKLGTIKGQFNFVEVIIKPLDYQCNLVTLQCRKDLEGLVDTTVAKIVSDRNLPLLVRQMALHANMASLVHQYRANPSDAYASKWLARLRHIKRIRTRAQEDIQSRSTPGISLTQGHTQQNKSFQQSTPAANPEASGQRKRLVSTVDDFTDFV; encoded by the exons CAGAGCGAAACCAAACCGTCGGAGTTTATCATCACAACTGACATCATCAAG GAGCTCCACCCAGACTGCGGTCTGAGCAACCGTGTTCGCATGATGAACCACGTCTGTGATCTTGCCAAAACGAAGAAGTTTGAGGAG CATGCAGTTGAGGCGGTATGGAAAGCAGTGGAGGACATGCTGTCTCCAGAGCAGCCGCCTGAGGCCAGACATgctgttctgcagctgctgagggCCATTATACAGGGACAG GGCGAGCGGCTGGGCCCTCTGAGAGCCTACTTTTTCAAGGTGATCAGAGACTACCAGCCATGCAACGAGGACCTCTCTGATAGGCTGGAAGTCTTCAAGGCCTTAACTGAGAATGGGAAGGACATCACATACCTGGAGGAGGACATAG cACGCTTTGTCCTCCTGTGGATGGACATAGGTCTCACGTCCGACTTTCTCCATGTTCTCGTAAATCTGGTGAAGTTCAATAGCTGCTATCTGGACCAAAATGTCTCCATCATGGTCCA GAAAATCTGTCTCCTGTGCAACAGAACAACATCTTCAACAGACATTGAG GTGGCACTACAAGTATTGGATGCGGTGGTGTGTTACAACTGCCTGCCCTCAGACTCTCTCACTGTGTTCATCATCACGCTATGTCGAACAGTCAATGTCAAGGAGTTTTGTGAGTCCTGCTGGAAG TTGATGAGGAAGGTGTTGGGGACTCACCTCGGCCACAGCGCCATTTACACTATGTGCCGCATAATGGAGGAGAG GGTGTACATGGAGGATGCGCCATTGTTGAGAGGAGCTGTGTTCTTCGTTGGGATGGCACTATGGGGTGCACACAGACTCCCCGCCCTCAAGAACACACCCACACTTGTTCTGCCATCCTTCTACAag GCCATGTCAAGTGCCAATGAGGTGGTGTCGTATGAAATCGTCCTTTCAATCACAAGACTGATTAAAAAGTACGgcaaagagctgcaggtggTCACCTGGGACATCTTACTCGGAATCATAGAGCGCCTATTGCAGCAGatccag ACAATAGGCAGTGCGGAGTTGAAGTCCATTGTCTATGAGCTGCTGACCACCGTGGAGGAGCTGTATGAGCAGAACGGTTACCACGGCTCCACAGAGAAGTTCTTCAGTCTGGTGGAGAAATGTGCTGACAAAAGACCT gacgCATCAGTGCTGACCCTCATCTCATACAGGGCCCAGTCTATCCAGCCAGCCAAGGATGGCTGGATCCAGAGCCTCCACCGCCTCATGGAGAAATTCTTCAG GAACGAGACTCGCAGTGTGATAAGgatcaaagtgcttcacatccTGTCCTTCGTTCTCAGCACCAACCGACAGCTCTACGAG GATGAGTTGATTGAAATGGTGGTGATACCTCAGCTCAGTGGCATAGCTGAAGACCGGGACCTGGCCGTCAGAAAACAGGCCACCCAGCTGTTGGTGGACCTGGCTGAGGGCTGCAACACACACCACTTCACCAGCCTGCTGGACATCATTGAAcgg GTGGCCAGCCGTTCTCTGGTGTGTTCAGGGCCCCTGGAGGTTTCTGAGAGAGACCCCACAGCAGAGTCTCCTATGGAGGACGTCAGGACTGCTATACTGGGCCTGCTGGAAATCCTGCAG AGCAAGCTCTACAGCCTACCAGCCAGTCATGCTAGTCGTGTGTATGAGTTGCTTATCAGCCACCTGCAGCTTCACTACAAGAACAAGTACTGCTCAGCTATCGCTTCCAGTATCAGACTACAG GTGTTTGACTTCTTCCTGATGATGCGAGCGGACTCTCTTCACCGCCTTGGAGTTCCCAACAAAGACAGGGCCATGAGGTTCAGCCCGTACTGTTACTGTGACACAGG GGAGCCAGAGAAACGTGTGAGTGAAAAGAAGCCTGCAGGTTCAACGTCTCCTCCTGCTGGCAGCCCCGCTCCCCCCGCTGCTCCTTCGGCATCAACAGCCTCGATACGTTCAGCCTACCTGCCCTACGCACCTGCCTTCAGTGTCCTCCTGCAGTGCCTCAAgatg GAGACCGATTGGAAGGTGCTGAAGCTGGTTCTCGACAAGCTGCCATGGACGCTGCAGTACAAAGTGTTGCTGCTCACGTCACCATGCAGCTTGGACCAGCTCTGCTCAACGCTCTGCTGCATG GTGACGGATCGGCTGATCTCGGAGCGCTTAAAGAAGACCCCAGAGGGGTTTTCTCGCACTGATGTTCAGCTGGCCGTGGTTCCTGTCCTCACAGCAATCACCTCTTACCATAACTACCTGGAGCAGTCGAGACAG agagagctggTTCAGTGCCTGGAGACCGGCCTCATTTACCGCTGTGCCAAGCAGTGTGTGGTGGCTCTCACAATGTGCACTGTGGAGATGCCAGACATCATGATCAAGCTCCTCCCCGCTCTTATTGTCAAGCTCACCCACATCTCTGCAACCGTTGCCATGGCGTCCCCGATGCTTGAGTTCCTTTCCA CTCTGGTGCGCCTGCCCCATCTGTATGCCAACTTTGTAGCTGAGCAGTATGTCAGCGTGTTTGCCATCTCTCTCCCCTACACTAACCCTTCAAA GTTCAACCAGTACATCGTGTCTCTGGCTCACCATGTAATCGCCATGTGGTTCATACGCTGCAGGCTCCCCTTCCGCAAGGACTTTGTTCAGTATATcacaaag GGTCTGCGTTCCAACGCCCTGCTGCCGTTCGACGACAGCCACGAGCAAAGTTCATTCCGTGCCCGAAGCACCAGCCTCAATGAAAGACCCAAGAG GATGCACACCTCAACCACGACATGCAGTCTGGGCTCCGCTGATGAAAATGCGGTGACTCAGGCAGATGAAGGCCTGAAGACCGTCCACCTGGAGCTGACGGAGACCTGTCTGGACATGATGGCACGATATGTCTTTTCCAACTTCTCTGCCCTGCCTAAGAG ATCTCCCATCGCAGAGTTCCTTTTGGCAGGGGGACGAAGTATGACCTGGCTGGTGGGCAACAAGCTGGTGACCATAACAACCAGTGGAGGGGTCAGAACCCAAGCGCTGCTGGGCCTGGACATGGCTGAAcggctgggaggaggaggggaaatgaCGAG GTCAGATCCATCACTACATACTCGAATTACCAAAGAGGCTCCAGCCAAGCTGGAGTCACAGTCgagccagcagcacagcagagccaCACGCATACGAGTCCGCTCCATGTCAG GCGGCCACGCTCTACGTGCTGGTCCTGCTCAGAGTCTCAGTCCTCTGGTGTCCCCCTCTGAGGGCGAGTTAGCTGCTCCGCTGTCTCCCCCAACTAGTTCCACCCTGGATGGTCTGGGTCCTCCGTCCTCCATGTCTGCCACCCCGTCTGCCCCCTTGCCACTCAAAGACAACCCCAGCCTGGCTGAGTTTGTCCCCATGCTCACACAGGGCTGGGCAGAGATCTTCATACGGAGACCGTCTG GTAACACGAGCTGGCTCATGTGTCTGGAGAACCCACCCAGTCCCTTCTCCTCGGAGCTCGGCAACATGCCGCTGCAGGAGCTCTCCAGCGTCCTCATGGCCATGGAGGGAGTGAAGGAGCCGCCTAACCAGACAGCCAGTGCTCCCGCCagcactgctgctcctgcaccGACCCCCGTCTCCGAGCCCCtaacgcaaacacacagcagcatcgGAGGGAAGGCAAACCTGTTCCAGCGTTCCAACACTG ACTctgtggtggtgctggaggaaggGTCAGGGATCTCCACAGCACACACCccgtctgattggctggagagtgAAGAGTTTGAGCCAATGACGTCTGATCCCATCTTCATGTCTGCGGACAAGATCACAAAGACCCCACCGCCTGGAGCACTCAGCAGG TCCTCCTCCACTTCCAGCCAAGATGATGAAAAGTCGACGCTGGAGGAAGTGAGCGAGGGAGCGATCCCCATCGATCAGCCCACTCTGGGACCCTCCACCCCAGGCAGCCAAGGGCCCGAGCTTCCCTTCCAGACCCACACTCAGTCCCAGGGTCACGGACTGAACAAGTCCAGCTCATCTCCCGAGCTCCAAACCTTACCTGAAGCCTTCTCCAAGGCCGCTTTGGAGTCAGAGACAACGTCAGGAGACATTTCGTGGCCCAGAGCACCTTCAGACAGCAAGCCTCAGCCCCAGCAGCCTCATTTTGAGAAAGAGAAGGCAGAGGGAAGCACAGGAGGGGACATTAATGGACTTGGCGGTCAGAGTCAAGCGGGTGAAAACCCAGGTGTAGTGTCATCTCAAAGTGGAGGAGCAAGGATGAGGTTGGAGTTCCCAGCAGCACCAGCGCAACCTGGACCCATCTCTCCCAGCGGAGGCCACCGACCCCGGGGTCACACCATCTCAGTATCTGCCCCCTCCTccaggagggaaaggaggacagagagggactCGTACCACAGTCGACCCGGACCCAGTAACACAGAGAAAATCTCTGGACTGAGCCCCAG ctttgtcttcctccagctctACCACTCTCCTTTCTTTGGAAATGAAGCCAACAagccgctgctgctgcccaaAACTCAG GTGGTTGACCGCGCTGTGAAGGTTCTGGACCAGATGCCTCCTTATGATACCCATAAGATCGGAGTGGTGTTTGTAGGAGCTGGTCAG GTTAGCAATGAGGTTGCCATCCTGTCAAATGAGTACGGTTCCAACCGCTACGCTGCCTTCCTAACAGGCCTGGGAAAATTAATCCATCTGAAAGACTGCGACCCCGACCAGATCTTCCTCGGAGGCCTCGACCAGTATGGAGATGACGGAGAGTTCACCTACTGCTGGCATGATGACATCATGCAGG ctaTCTTCCACATAGCCACACTGATGCCAAACAGGGAGAGCGACAAGGGCTGCTGCAACAAAAAGCGGCACATTGGCAACGATTTTGTTATGGTAGTGTACAATGACTCTGGAGAGGAGTACAAACTGGGCACTATTAAG GGTCAGTTTAACTTTGTGGAAGTCATCATAAAACCCCTCGATTACCAGTGTAACCTGGTCACCCTCCAGTGCCGCAAAG aTCTAGAAGGGTTAGTAGACACAACGGTGGCAAAAATTGTTTCAGACCGCAACCTTCCACTGTTAGTCAGACAGATGGCTCTGCATGCAAAT ATGGCCTCATTGGTGCATCAATACAGAGCCAACCCCTCTGATGCTTATGCCTCTAAGTGGTTAGCCAGATTACGACACATTAAGAGGATCAGGACCAGG GCCCAGGAGGACATCCAGTCTCGCTCGACCCCCGGCATCTCTCTGACCCAAGGACACACTCAGCAGAACAAGTCCTTTCAGCAGAGCACTCCAGCAGCAAACCCAGAGGCCTCCGGGCAGAGGAAGAGACTTGTATCAACAGTGGATGATTTCACGGATTTTGTTTGA